In one window of Methanosarcina vacuolata Z-761 DNA:
- the lon gene encoding endopeptidase La gives MRRLTMYPEQPDENRESIVMPLFEVVVYPKSRAKFLADKVTGETLLNDMKNAESVYAIGLTVQSGTKPSDLTEDKLYRTGNLLYIKYVQPADNGYLVVARALERVEAISLYRKNGLFYTTYRPVHDLPDFNEDAETEAMANIKKTIHEISNRFQGSEQFTRSIDKMDSIDQIIGFVMPYIPVKLAEKQNLLELASVRERHLVFLHILTKHKENINLQIEMARKVTDKISKSNREAMLREQLKVIQEELNEGDDSLSGDAAYREKIENSTMPDDVKKKAFSELKKLETGGSHNPEAPVIRNYLDLLIDLPWVTEEKKSIDIAEARRVLESNHNGLEKVKERIIQHLAVMKLKHEKQGSILLLIGPPGTGKTSLGKSIADALGRKYIRASLGGVKDEAEIRGHRRTYIGALPGRIIQGMRKAGTKNPVFILDEVDKLSTSYSGDPASALLEVLDPEQNSTFSDHYLEIPYDLSDVLFIATANSLTSIPWPLLDRMETIEISGYTKNEKLAIAKDHLVPCILEDHGLDAEKLKIEDEALQVIIEKYTREAGVRGLKKQLAKIARFVSEKIVSGKADLPYVVRADMLKEILGKEIIRQEEARKENVPGVVTGLAWTPVGGDILFIEGTFMPGSGKLTLTGQLGDVMKESAKISLSLVRSRLANTANSFDFTSSDIHIHVPSGATPKDGPSAGVTLFTALTSLITGKAVDPKLAMTGEITLSGAVLPVGGIKEKVLAAHRAGIKKIILPKENERDLEDVPEDARNELQFVPVETIEEVLREALDIDLPRPVVPSYSGNSFAITHSV, from the coding sequence ATGAGACGATTGACAATGTATCCAGAACAACCCGATGAAAACAGAGAAAGCATCGTAATGCCGCTCTTTGAGGTAGTTGTCTACCCGAAAAGCCGGGCCAAATTCCTTGCTGACAAAGTCACAGGAGAAACCCTCCTGAATGACATGAAAAACGCTGAATCTGTATATGCCATCGGGCTGACAGTACAAAGCGGCACAAAACCTTCCGACCTGACAGAGGATAAACTGTATAGAACTGGAAATCTCCTTTACATTAAATATGTCCAGCCTGCCGATAATGGATATCTCGTTGTTGCAAGGGCTCTAGAAAGGGTAGAGGCTATTTCTCTGTATAGGAAAAATGGGCTGTTCTACACAACTTACAGGCCTGTCCATGATCTGCCGGATTTCAATGAGGATGCTGAGACCGAGGCAATGGCAAATATAAAAAAGACAATTCACGAGATCAGCAACAGGTTCCAGGGCTCCGAGCAGTTTACCCGGTCAATAGATAAGATGGACTCCATTGACCAGATAATAGGCTTTGTCATGCCGTATATACCCGTAAAACTTGCCGAAAAGCAGAACCTCCTGGAGCTTGCCTCGGTTCGTGAGAGGCATCTTGTGTTCCTTCATATCCTGACAAAGCATAAAGAAAATATCAATCTACAGATCGAAATGGCAAGAAAAGTCACTGACAAAATAAGCAAGTCAAATCGAGAGGCAATGCTCCGCGAGCAACTGAAAGTGATTCAGGAAGAGCTAAACGAAGGGGATGACTCGCTTTCAGGCGATGCTGCATACAGGGAGAAAATTGAAAACTCAACCATGCCTGATGATGTAAAAAAGAAGGCATTTTCCGAATTAAAGAAACTAGAAACCGGAGGCAGTCACAATCCTGAAGCCCCTGTTATAAGGAATTATCTTGACCTCCTGATCGACCTTCCCTGGGTAACCGAGGAGAAAAAGAGCATCGATATTGCCGAAGCCCGTCGGGTGCTTGAGAGCAACCACAATGGACTGGAAAAGGTCAAAGAGAGAATAATCCAGCACCTGGCAGTCATGAAATTAAAACATGAGAAGCAGGGCTCAATTCTTCTTCTGATAGGGCCGCCCGGAACCGGAAAAACAAGCCTTGGGAAAAGCATTGCTGATGCTCTGGGCAGAAAATATATCAGGGCCAGCCTCGGAGGCGTCAAGGACGAAGCCGAAATCCGGGGACACAGGCGGACATATATCGGCGCCCTGCCCGGAAGAATTATTCAGGGCATGAGAAAAGCAGGCACGAAAAATCCTGTGTTTATTCTTGATGAGGTCGATAAGCTTTCAACTTCCTACTCGGGAGACCCGGCAAGTGCTCTCCTGGAAGTCCTTGACCCTGAACAAAACAGCACGTTCTCAGACCACTATCTGGAAATCCCATATGACCTGTCCGATGTCCTGTTCATAGCTACAGCTAACTCCCTGACAAGTATCCCCTGGCCTCTTCTTGACAGAATGGAGACCATTGAGATCTCAGGTTACACAAAGAATGAGAAACTTGCAATTGCAAAAGACCACCTGGTGCCCTGCATACTGGAAGACCACGGCCTTGATGCGGAGAAACTTAAAATTGAAGATGAAGCCCTGCAAGTAATCATCGAGAAGTATACCCGCGAAGCTGGTGTCCGTGGGCTTAAAAAGCAGCTTGCTAAGATTGCAAGGTTTGTGTCCGAAAAGATCGTGTCAGGCAAGGCCGACCTTCCTTACGTGGTCAGGGCTGATATGCTCAAAGAAATTCTCGGAAAAGAAATAATCCGGCAGGAAGAAGCCAGAAAAGAGAATGTCCCAGGCGTTGTTACAGGGCTTGCATGGACGCCAGTGGGAGGAGATATCCTCTTCATAGAAGGCACGTTTATGCCAGGCAGTGGAAAACTCACGCTTACAGGTCAGCTTGGAGATGTGATGAAAGAATCTGCAAAGATATCTTTGAGTCTTGTCAGGTCAAGGCTTGCAAACACTGCAAACAGCTTTGACTTTACTTCAAGCGATATCCACATCCATGTACCTTCAGGTGCAACCCCGAAAGACGGCCCGTCAGCAGGCGTAACCCTCTTTACCGCCCTCACATCCCTCATAACCGGCAAAGCGGTTGACCCCAAGCTTGCCATGACAGGGGAAATAACGTTGAGCGGTGCAGTACTGCCCGTTGGAGGCATAAAAGAAAAAGTTCTGGCAGCTCACAGGGCAGGCATAAAGAAGATAATCCTGCCAAAAGAGAACGAGAGGGACCTTGAGGATGTACCTGAAGATGCCAGAAACGAACTTCAGTTCGTGCCTGTAGAGACCATCGAAGAGGTCTTGAGAGAAGCTCTGGATATTGATCTGCCCAGGCCGGTAGTACCCTCATATTCGGGAAACAGCTTTGCAATTACGCATAGTGTATAA